Genomic window (Leptolyngbya sp. 'hensonii'):
ACGACTGGAAGGGCTATTGTAAAAACCCCAAATTTAAACTTTTGAAGATGACAGAGATTTTAGAACAGCGGGGGCACCTGCTGACGGAACAGGTTAACCCCAACAGCCAGAGCTTGGATCAGATGACTACTCTGGAACTGGTAGATGTCTTTAACCAGGAAGATACTCGAACGATCACAGCCATTGCTGCGGCCCGTCAGGAATTAGCCCAGGCAATTGACTGTATTGCCATAGCCCTGCAACGGGGGGGACGGCTATTTTATATCGGTGCGGGTACCAGTGGTCGCTTGGGGGTTCTGGATGCAGCAGAATGTCCGCCTACTTTCTGCACCCCTCCGGATCTGGTTCAGGGCATCATTGCTGGCGGGGCTGCAGCCCTGATTCGCAGTTCGGAAGACCTGGAAGATCGGGCAGAGGATGGTGCGACTGCGATCGCTCACCACCGGATAAACGCCCAGGATGTGGTGCTGGGAATCACGGCAGGGGGCACAACCCCATTTGTCCACGGTGCATTACAGGCTGCTCGCCAGCGGGGCGCAACGACGATTTTTATGGCCTGTGTTCCTCAGGAGCAGGTCAGGGCAACGGTTGATGTGGATATTCGTCTCCTGGTTGGACCAGAAGTTCTAGCGGGGTCTACCCGCCTCAAAGCTGGAACCGTGACCAAATTGGCGCTGAATATCCTCTCGACTGGAGCGATGGTTAAGCTGGGTAAAGTTTATGGCAATCGGATGGTGGATGTCTCAGTAACCAACCGCAAATTACACGATCGGGCTCTGCGAATTCTGCAAGATCTGACGGATATCAGCCGCGAAGAAGCAGGCTATCTGCTAGAGCGGAGCGGACGGCGGGTGAAGTTGGCCCTACTGATGCATTGGACCGGTCTGGACCCAGAATCCGGGGAACAACTTCTGGCCAGCCATCAGGGGAATTTACGATCGGCGGTTGACAGCTATAAACCTTAAAGAAAGGTGCAGGGCTGTTGTATAGCCTTCTCCAGCAGGGCCAGGTACTGGATGTCGCTGACATAGTAGGCTCCAAAGCGGGCTAGATGGGGATTCATCATCTGGGCATCGAACAGCACAAACTGCCGTGATCGTAACCATTCCACCAGCCTGACCAGGGCCACTTTGGACCCTTCCGGAATCTGGTAAAACATGGATTCCCCGATGAATGCTCCCCCCACTACAATCCCCAGAATTCCTCCTGCTAGTTGATTTCCTTGCCAGGTTTCAAAGCTATAGGCCCAACCAGCCTGGTGAAGGGCTCCGTAAATATCCTGTAATTCTGGTGAAATCCAGGTGGTTTCCCGATTGGCACACCCAGAGACCACGGCTTCAAAATCCCGATTGATGGCTACCGTAAATCGCTCTTGATTCAGTGCCCGGCGTAGGGAAGTCGGGTAGCGGAATCGATCATCCAGAGGGATGAGGGTCCGCTTGTTACTGGTGTACCAGTCCAATTCACCGGCATCATCTGCCATCAGGAAGTAACCATTGGCGTATGCTTGGATGATAGTAGGGATATCAAACTGCATGGATTGGCATCAATGACGGAACCGATTCCACCCCTGACCTTACCTCCTGCCAGAAACCCTCAGCAGGAGGGGGAATGGCTTTACGAAGCATTGCAACAGTGGCTCGATCAGGAATTCATTCCAGAACCTGTGAACCGGCAAATTGCCCGACAGGCCACGCAGGTCTTCGTGCGGCAGCGGATGGAAGGAGAAAATGACCTGGGCTCTCTCGTAATCGCTATTTTGACAGAGATGCAGTCCTTTGATTTCTCAAAAAGCTTCTTCAGTGAATTTGCGGTCGCCAATGCGGTCAGCGATTTACTGTTGGAGAGTCTGGGTATCGATCGATGCTGTGGCCAGTAATTTAAAGAATCGTTACTCTTCGCTAAAACGATCGTAAAGGATTACGGCAACCTTGGGACCACCCCTTAAAGTAAGAGGAAGTGCCAACCTTGATCAGTATAGGCATTTCTAGCCAGATCCCATGCTGAAATAGAAAGTCCCCCTTAACAAGCTCAGCCACCTAATTTTTAAGGTTTCGAAATATCGTTGCGTCATCGCCTCGTTCCAGGGTGGGGATAGGCCTGATGGATTGACAGCTTCCCGTAGGGGCAGGGTGATAAGTTCTATTTGGCTCCTGGTAAGAAACGGATCAACCTGTCCTTGAGCAGGTTTGTCAGACCACCAACCAAAATTCAGTCCTGTTGATCTGGGAAGAATTTAAGTTTGATTTCAAAGATTCAATAGTCATTGATCTGTAGAATTTTCGGATTATCACAACGCTGATACTCCGACAAGCTAATTCAGGCGTTGCATACGCTGCCGCCATGTTTCTGCTAACGGCCCTATTACTTTGGATATCTTTCCCATGACCTCTCTTGATGCCACGTTCTCAGGTGCTGCTTTCCCTGGTATTGATGGTCCATCCCATCCCCTCACTGACCTGGGATCAGCCATGCTGCCAACTATGCTCGGGGATCAATCTGTAACTGAGCCCCCTTCGACGGCAACGGGTGTATATGTAACGGTTCATGGGCACTTCTATCAACCTCCCCGAGAGAATCCTTACCTGGATGCGATCGAACGCCAGCCCAGTGCCAGCCCTTTCCATGACTGGAATGAGCGCATCCATTACGAGTGCTATCGCCCCAATGCCTTTGCCAGAGTCCTGAACGATCGAGGAGAAGTTATTGGGATCGTCAACAACTATGAGTTTCTCAGCTTTAACATCGGGCCGACCCTGATGACCTGGTTAGAGCGGCATGATGTAGAAGTCTACCAGCGCATTCTGGAGGCAGATCGCCGCAGTTGTGCTCGCCTGAACGGTCATGGCAATGCGATCGCCCAGGTTTACAACCACATCATCATGCCCCTGGCGAACGATCGGGACAAATACACCCAGATTCGCTGGGGTAAAGAAGACTTTCGCTCTCGTTTTGGACGCGATCCGGAGGGCATGTGGCTGGCAGAAACTGCTGTAGATCATGCCACCCTGGAAGTTCTGGTTGCAGAGGGAATCAAGTTCATTATCCTGGCTCCTTCCCAGGCGCTACGCTGTCGTCCCCTGGTTGAACCAGACCGGCCTCAGCCGGAATGGCAGGCTGTTGGGGGAGGACAGATTGATCCCACCAGACCCTATCGGTGCTACCTGAACCGTTCTGATCTCCGTCACTCTATCGACATTTTCTTTTATGACGGCCCGATTTCCCGGGATATGGGCTTCAGTGATGTGCTGTTTAATTCCCATCACTTTGTAGGGCGGGTGGGGCAGGCTGTGCGTGGGGATCATCGACCAGCCCAGTTGATCTCCGTGGCAACAGATGGGGAAACCTTTGGCCACCATAAGGGGGGAACGGAGAAGACCCTGGCTTATGCCTTTGTCTCTGAGTTTCGCCGGTGGGGCTGGACGGTCACTAACTTTGCCCATTACCTCAGTCTCCATCCACCTACCTGGGAGGTGGAGCTGAAGGCGGTCACGGCCTGGAGCTGCAGCCATGGCGTTAATCGCTGGCAGGATGACTGCGGCTGTGGCGGGGAAGGCGGGGTCTGGCACCAGAAGTGGCGGCGTCCGCTGCGGGATTCCCTGGACTGGCTACGGGATCAACTGGCCCAGATCTATCAGACTGCTGGCCAGAAACTTTTCCGAGACCCCTGGCAGGCCAGAGATGGATACATTCAGGTGATTCGCGATCGCTCAACCGCTAATGTCGATCACTTTCTGGCCCAGCACCAGACTCACCTTCTCACCGATGAAGAAAAGGTGGATGCCTTGCGATTACTGGAGATGCAACGGCATGCCCTGCTGATGTACACCAGTTGTGGCTGGTTCTTTGAAGAGATTTCCCGCCCCGAAGGGGTACAGATTTTGCGCTATGCTGCACGGGCACTGGAGTTGGCTGGTGATGTCACTGGGATTCAGGTGGAGCAGACTCTGATCCAAAACTTAAGCCAGGCTCCCAGTAACATTGAACAGTTCAAGCATGGTGGGAATATCTACCGTCACCTGGTATCTTCTGCCCAGATTCCCCTGGAACAGGTATCAGCTCACTATGCTATCAGCTCCCTTTTTACGTCCTATTCCCAGGAACAGCGCGTCTACTGTTACACGATTCGGCAAACGGACTACCAACTGCAGCGTCTGGGATCGCTGACCCTGGCTGTGGGGCAACTGGAACTGATCTCAGAAATTACCCGGGAGCAGGCCCATCTCGTTTTCGCCGTCCTACATTTGGGAGGGTGGGATTTCCATTGTTGTATCCAACCCTTTTCCGGGCGTCGCGATTACAGCCAGATGAAGGAACATCTGTTTGCTTCTCTGCAGCAAGCGAGTGCTGCCCATGCCATTCTGGCGATGAATGAGCACTTTACAGGTAAGTCTT
Coding sequences:
- the murQ gene encoding N-acetylmuramic acid 6-phosphate etherase, coding for MTEILEQRGHLLTEQVNPNSQSLDQMTTLELVDVFNQEDTRTITAIAAARQELAQAIDCIAIALQRGGRLFYIGAGTSGRLGVLDAAECPPTFCTPPDLVQGIIAGGAAALIRSSEDLEDRAEDGATAIAHHRINAQDVVLGITAGGTTPFVHGALQAARQRGATTIFMACVPQEQVRATVDVDIRLLVGPEVLAGSTRLKAGTVTKLALNILSTGAMVKLGKVYGNRMVDVSVTNRKLHDRALRILQDLTDISREEAGYLLERSGRRVKLALLMHWTGLDPESGEQLLASHQGNLRSAVDSYKP
- the aat gene encoding leucyl/phenylalanyl-tRNA--protein transferase, producing MQFDIPTIIQAYANGYFLMADDAGELDWYTSNKRTLIPLDDRFRYPTSLRRALNQERFTVAINRDFEAVVSGCANRETTWISPELQDIYGALHQAGWAYSFETWQGNQLAGGILGIVVGGAFIGESMFYQIPEGSKVALVRLVEWLRSRQFVLFDAQMMNPHLARFGAYYVSDIQYLALLEKAIQQPCTFL
- a CDS encoding DUF3536 domain-containing protein — protein: MTSLDATFSGAAFPGIDGPSHPLTDLGSAMLPTMLGDQSVTEPPSTATGVYVTVHGHFYQPPRENPYLDAIERQPSASPFHDWNERIHYECYRPNAFARVLNDRGEVIGIVNNYEFLSFNIGPTLMTWLERHDVEVYQRILEADRRSCARLNGHGNAIAQVYNHIIMPLANDRDKYTQIRWGKEDFRSRFGRDPEGMWLAETAVDHATLEVLVAEGIKFIILAPSQALRCRPLVEPDRPQPEWQAVGGGQIDPTRPYRCYLNRSDLRHSIDIFFYDGPISRDMGFSDVLFNSHHFVGRVGQAVRGDHRPAQLISVATDGETFGHHKGGTEKTLAYAFVSEFRRWGWTVTNFAHYLSLHPPTWEVELKAVTAWSCSHGVNRWQDDCGCGGEGGVWHQKWRRPLRDSLDWLRDQLAQIYQTAGQKLFRDPWQARDGYIQVIRDRSTANVDHFLAQHQTHLLTDEEKVDALRLLEMQRHALLMYTSCGWFFEEISRPEGVQILRYAARALELAGDVTGIQVEQTLIQNLSQAPSNIEQFKHGGNIYRHLVSSAQIPLEQVSAHYAISSLFTSYSQEQRVYCYTIRQTDYQLQRLGSLTLAVGQLELISEITREQAHLVFAVLHLGGWDFHCCIQPFSGRRDYSQMKEHLFASLQQASAAHAILAMNEHFTGKSYSLQDLFAEERHRIMRLLSQETLMRLDQLYTQVYRDNYGVLMAFHRDELNVPQELQVAAQVAISHRALTALRALEQEMVEGNGAAPLQLNHLTELEAIATEANHLCCQLNIPEARQTLERLILQTLRQVLHDRDLAFLAGDK